One window from the genome of Molothrus ater isolate BHLD 08-10-18 breed brown headed cowbird chromosome 5, BPBGC_Mater_1.1, whole genome shotgun sequence encodes:
- the ELK3 gene encoding ETS domain-containing protein Elk-3 encodes MESAITLWQFLLQLLLDQKHEHLICWTSNDGEFKLLKAEEVAKLWGLRKNKTNMNYDKLSRALRYYYDKNIIKKVIGQKFVYKFVSFPEILKMDPHAVEISRESLLLQDSDCKMPPESRDQHKHSLSALKSTSRNEYIHSGLYSSFTINSLQNQPDPYKTIKTEKLEKSEGNTPVEEVRTVIRFVTNKTDKQVTRPMVSLPSTSETAAASAFLNSSVSAKISSLMLPNSASISSPSSSSSRSPSLSPTSPLPTEHKSFFLDSSCHDSDSLEPLNLSSGSKAKSPSLPPKAKKPKGLEISAPPMILSSTDIGSIALNSPALPSGSLTPAFFTAQTPNGLLLTPSPLLSSIHFWSSLSPVAPLSPARLQGPNTLFQFPTLLNGHIPVPLPSLDRASSPILLSPNAQKS; translated from the exons ATGGAGAGTGCAATCACACTGTGGCAGTTCCTTTTGCAGTTGCTGCTAGACCAGAAACACGAGCACCTCATTTGCTGGACGTCTAATGATGGCGAATTCAAGCTACTCAAGGCAGAAGAAGTGGCTAAGCTGTGGGGactcagaaaaaacaaaactaatatGAATTATGACAAGCTGAGCCGGGCGCTCAGATACTATTATGACAAG AACATCATCAAGAAAGTGATCGGACAAAAGTTTGTATACAAGTTTGTCTCCTTTcctgagattttaaaaatggatcCCCATGCTGTGGAAATCAGCAGAGAGAGCCTTTTGCTGCAGGACAGCGACTGTAAGATGCCTCCGGAGAGCAGGGATCAGCACAAGCACAGCTTGTCAGCACTGAAAAGCACAAGCCGTAATGAATATATCCACTCTGGCCTCTACTCCTCTTTCACTATCAACTCTCTGCAGAACCAGCCAGACCCTTACAAGAccatcaaaacagaaaaactggaGAAGTCAGAAGGAAACACACCAGTTGAAGAAGTCCGAACTGTTATCAGATTTGTGacaaacaaaacagacaaacaagTTACGAGGCCCATGGTGTCGTTGCCTTCTACTTctgaaacagcagctgcctctgctttccTCAACTCTTCAGTATCAGCTAAAATATCTTCCTTAATGCTACCCAACAGTGCCAGCATTTCATCtccatcatcatcctcctccagGTCACCATCTCTGTCTCCCACCTCACCCCTCCCTACAGAACACAAGAGCTTCTTCCTTGACTCCAGTTGCCACGACTCAGATTCCCTTGAGCCTCTGAACCTCTCCTCAGGCTCCAAGGCCAAATCCCCATCTCTTCCCCCAAAggctaaaaaacccaaaggctTGGAAATCTCTGCCCCACCTATGATTCTCTCCAGCACTGACATCGGTTCCATTGCCCTCAACAGCCCCGCGCTTCCTTCGGGATCCCTGACTCCAGCTTTCTTCACTGCACAG ACCCCCAATGGATTATTGCTGACCCCCAGCCCGCTGCTGTCCAGCATTCACTTCTGGAGCAGCCTCAGTCCTGTTGCTCCTCTGagtcctgccaggctgcagggaccaAACACTCTGTTCCAG TTTCCAACTCTGCTAAATGGTCACATACCAGTGCCACTCCCCAGTCTGGACAGAGCCTCTTCACCAATACTGCTTTCTCCAAATGCTCAGAAATCCTGA